A genomic stretch from Leptodactylus fuscus isolate aLepFus1 chromosome 10, aLepFus1.hap2, whole genome shotgun sequence includes:
- the LOC142183535 gene encoding histone H3 yields the protein MARTKQTARKSTGGKAPRKQLATKAARKSAPATGGVKKPHRYRPGTVALREIRRYQKSTELLIRKLPFQRLVREIAQDFKTDLRFQSSAVMALQEASEAYLVGLFEDTNLCAIHAKRVTIMPKDIQLARRIRGERA from the coding sequence ATGGCAAGAACCAAGCAGACCGCCCGCAAATCCACCGGAGGGAAAGCTCCCCGCAAGCAGCTGGCCACTAAGGCCGCCAGGAAGAGCGCTCCCGCCACCGGCGGAGTGAAGAAGCCTCACCGCTACCGCCCTGGTACAGTCGCTCTGCGTGAAATCCGCCGCTACCAGAAGTCCACCGAGCTGCTGATCCGTAAGCTTCCCTTCCAGCGCCTGGTTCGAGAGATCGCCCAGGACTTCAAGACGGATCTCCGCTTCCAGAGCTCCGCCGTCATGGCCCTGCAGGAAGCTAGCGAAGCTTACCTGGTCGGGCTCTTTGAGGACACCAACCTGTGCGCCATCCACGCCAAGAGGGTCACCATCATGCCCAAAGACATCCAGCTGGCCCGCAGGATTCGTGGGGAGAGGGCTTAA